A genomic stretch from Oryzias latipes chromosome 24, ASM223467v1 includes:
- the tdrp gene encoding testis development-related protein has protein sequence MFKKTKSKVLVEYASEEDDMSWHSHHSYKDKDIEGEEEDEEAVMVLSKEAKVKKIMSKKERREKKMLSSKDDEHLLLTGVNAADRKGPQKKIKDDEKEKKDKQEKALCFWESVTMTMRQISPAKKLEKIEGWEPPQLENLPETACDEPPGLGEDVVPADSIGFPVEIPTWEGRGLEEDSSRYANLSDSNDSAAAVRWTARAKVKLAGISRIRKGIVSEGVWGGFK, from the exons atgTTTAAGAAAACCAAAAGCAAAGTTTTGGTGGAATATGCGTCAGAGGAAGACGACATGTCCTGGCACAGTCATCACTCGTATAAG GATAAAGACAtagaaggagaagaagaggatgaggaaGCTGTCATGGTCCTCTCCAAG gAGGCCAAAGTCAAGAAAATTATGTCCaagaaggagaggagggagAAGAAGATGCTGTCTTCCAAGGACGATGAGCATCTTCTGCTGACCGGAGTGAATGCTGCTGATCGGAAAGG GCCTCAGAAGAAAATCAAGGATGAtgagaaggagaagaaggacAAACAGGAAAAAGCACTCTGCTTCTGGGAGAGCGTCACCATGACGATGAGGCAAATCTCTCCTgcaaaaaaactagaaaagatAGAGGGGTGGGAGCCGCCTCAGCTGGAGAATCTACCAGAGACTGCGTGTGATGAACCCCCGGGACTGGGAGAAGACGTGGTGCCCGCTGACTCCATAGGCTTTCCTGTGGAAATACCCACCTGGGAAGGGCGGGGTCTGGAGGAGGACTCTTCCCGCTACGCTAACCTGTCGGACTCCAACGACTCAGCAGCGGCCGTCAGATGGACGGCCCGCGCCAAGGTCAAGCTGGCTGGAATCAGCAGGATAAGAAAAGGGATTGTGTCTGagggtgtgtgggggggcttcaaatag